The genomic stretch GAAGCGGTCCATCAAATCCTGCTGGGGCACGATTACCCCGGTAACGTGCGCGAGTTGGAGAACGTCATTGAGTATGCCTTCATCTTATGCTCCGGTGAAATGATCGAGATTGATCATCTGCCCGAATACCTGAAGCCCACACCTGAAGATGGCGGTACCTGTGCTCCCTGTCTGGGCAATAGCAAGGCGGTTATGGAAGATCATAAATACCAGGCGGTATTGGCTGCTCTGGAGCAGCATAACGGTAATAAAAGTGCCGCTGCCCGTGCCTTGGGAATATCCCGTGACACGGTTCGGCGCATACTGAAGCGGCAAGCAGCAAAATAAGGCATGTCGACAGAAAAGCGCGGCAAAATACGTCAGTTTGTAGCTGGCAAATGTTAGCTGAAAGAGTTTAAGTATTTGAAATAGTGTAGTTTTTATTGTTGGTACGGACTGTGCACAATGAGGTCATGTCGCTGGTCCGGGAAGGGAACATGGCCTCACAAACGACTCGGGTTCTATGGAAATCTGTATCGCTGGCTATCAAAACCGGGTGGCGACCCTGCTGGAAACAGCAACGGAATTGAGGGTGTACACGCTCGAAGAAAGCAACGTGGTTCGAAGCGGCATGACGGCTATGCCGCTTGCCGGCCCCGCGGCTCTTCCGGGCTACCTCAAGGCCATGGGTGTCGAAATCGTCATCTGCGGCGGCCTGGCAAAGGCTGCGAAAGACGGCTTTGAAGCCATGGGCATACAGATCATCCCCTGGGTCAAGGGTCCCATCGAA from Pseudodesulfovibrio profundus encodes the following:
- a CDS encoding NifB/NifX family molybdenum-iron cluster-binding protein; this translates as MEICIAGYQNRVATLLETATELRVYTLEESNVVRSGMTAMPLAGPAALPGYLKAMGVEIVICGGLAKAAKDGFEAMGIQIIPWVKGPIEEVLNAFNEDRIGTMIMPGRRT